GGCCCGACCGGCGCTCGCGGGCGGCGCGCAGGCCCCGTACGACGCGCAGGGCGGCGGCCTCGGCGCGCGGGAGTGCGGCGAGGCGGGCGGTGTGCGCGGCGCGCAGCAGTTCGGCCTGGACCACGGCGCCGCCGGCGGTGACCCCGGCGGCGAGGGCCTCCGCGGCCGCCCGCCAGAGCGCGGCCGCGGCCGTCAGCTGGGCGGCGCTCAGGGCCGGGACGGGAGGTCCGACGGGAGGGGCGGGGAGGGAGGGGCCGGTGGGACCGGTGAGGCCGGTCGGGTCGGTGGCGGGCGTGGGGCCGGTCGGGCTCGTGGCCCCTGGGGCATCGGCCGGGACCGCGACCGCGGCGGGACCGGCGCGTCCGACGTCGCCGTCCGGCTCCGGAAGCTCCGGCCCGGCCGGCGGCGCGTCGGCGAGCGGGGCGGCGCCGAGTGCGGCGGCGCGGTGCAGGCAGCGGGGGGCCAGGAGGCAGGTGCAGGTGGCCTGTTCGGGCCGGGTGACCGTGCCGTCGGGGCCGGGCCGCAGGGTGACGAGGGCGTCCTCCCCGAACCGCAGGCCGACGCTCCCGTCCGCCTCCGGTGCGGCGCTGTCGGCGCAGGCCGCGGTGGCGGCGTCGAGCTTCTTGCGCAGCCGGGCGGTGAGCTGCTCGACGGCTTCGGCGAGCACCTCGGGTGCGACGGGCGGGAGCGCGGTGTTCAACGGGCTTCTCCACGGAGGCGGTCGCCGACCCAGCGGGCGAGGGCGAGGGGGCTGAGGGCGGCCACGGGCATGCCCGCGGCGACGAGCTGCTCCGCGACCGGGACGGAGTACCGGGGCGTACCGGTGTCGTCGAGCGCGGCGCAGCCCAGGAGCTGGGCGCCGGAGGAGGCGAGCGCGCGGACCTCGCCGAGCAGTCCGCCGATCGGGGCGCCTTCCTCGAAGTCGCTGACCACGACGACGAGGGTGCGGCTCGGGACGGTGATCAGGGAGCGGGCGTGGGCGAGGCCGGCGGCGATGTGCGTGCCACCGCCGACACGGACCTCCAGCAGCAGCGACAGCGGGTCGTCGACCCGGTCGGTGAGGTCCACGACCTGCGTGGAGAAGGCGAGGAAGTGGGTGGAGAGGGTCGGTACGCCGCCGAGCACCGCGGCGGTGAGGGCCGACCAGACGACCGAGGCCTCCATGGAGCCGGAGACGTCGACGACGAGGATCAGCCGCCAGTCGGCCTCGCGGGAGGCCCGGGTGGCGAAGACGGGGTGTTCGGGGACGACCACCACGCTCCCGTCGGGACGCCGGCGTGCGTGGGCGAGGTTGGCCCGCAGGGTGCGGGCCAGGTCGAGCCGGCCGCCGGGCCGGCGGGTGGGCCGGGGGGTGGCGAGGCCGGAGAACGCCGGGCGCAGCCGGGTGGCGAGCTCCTTGGCCAGTTCGTCGACGAGCCGCTTGACCAGGGGTCGCAGCCGGGCCAGTTGGGCCTCCGGCATGCCGCCGGCGAGGGAGAGGACGGAGCTCAGCAGTTCCACCGAGGGCCGTACGCTCGCCGGGTCGAGCTGGGTGAGCACGTCGGTGCGGCCCGTTTCGGCCGCCCCCGCGAGCACCTCCTCCCGTACGTCGGCGCCGAAGAGCGACTCCAGTTCCTCCGACCACTCCCGGGCCGTGGGGAACGAGGCCTCCCGGCCCCCGCCGCCTCCCCCGCCGTCGAGGGCGGTGGCGCCCTCGCCGCGGCCGGCTCCGTACAGCTCGTCGAGGGCGTGGGCGTAGCGGCGCGCGCCGGCGGGGAGGCGGTCGCGTTCGCGTCCGAGGAGCAGGCGCCAGCGGTCGGCGGGGCCGATGCGCCGCGCGTCGGTGCGGGTCTCGTCCGCGGCCGGCCCGGCCGTGGTGGCGGGGGCCGGGGCGGACGGGGACGGCCCGGGAGCCGGCGGCGGCGTCGCCCGGGCCGCTTCGGGCAGCGGCAGTTCCCTCAGTGCGGCGAGACCGGCGGCGTCGGCCGCGGCCCACAGCGCGAGGAGGGCGGGCGGGGCGTCGAGGGTGAGGTCGGGCCGGTCGCCGAGCCGTTCGGTGACGGCGGCGAGCAGGCGGTCGCGGGCGGCGGGCGACAGCGCGTCGAAGCCGCCGCGCAGGGCGGGGAGGCGGTCGAGGAAGTCCGGGTCCGTCAGGTGCTCCACCCGGTCGAGGAGGGGGGTGAGGGCGGTCGGTGAGGACTGGAGCAGCGGTCCGGCGGCGGTGAGGAGCCCGGCGAGCCTGCGGGTCAGCGAGCGGCGGGCGTCGGGGGTGACCGCGCCGTCGATCCAGCCGGCGGCGCGGGCGCCGAGGGAGGCGGCCGGGTCGAGGTCGAGCAGGACCCGGACCGCGAGGGCCGCGCCCTGCACCAGCGGGGAGCCGTTGGCCGCGAGGTCCGCGAGGACGGTGTCGGTCCGCAGTCCGAGGTGGTGGGCTGCGGCCCGGTCGGCGAGCGCGACCAGGGCGGCCGCGTCGGCGGGGTCGTCGCTGCCGGCGAGGCCGGGCAGGGAGCGTACGGCCGCTTCGAGCAGGTCGCCGGTGACCGCGGCGGCGGTGGCCCTCGCCCCGGTGTCCGTGCCGGGGAGGTGGCCGCGGTGCAGTGCCTCCAGGAGGTCGAGGGCGTCGAGGAGTTCGGGCAGGGTGGCGGTCCGCGGCAGGTCGGTGGCCGCCTCGTGCAGCCGTACGCCGACCAGCTCGGGCAGGTCGCAGCGTGCGGCGGCGGTCAGGCCGGCGAGGATCTCGGCCGGGGTGGGGCCGCCCTCGGCGGCGGCGCGGCGGGCGGTCTCGCGCAGGGTTCCGGCGGCGGCCTGGGCGGCCGTGACGCCGCGGACCCCGGCGAGGTCGAGGCGGGCCGGGACGGACGGGGTCCACGTCAGCCGCCATTTGGTGCCGAGGGCGGTGCCGTCGCCGGTGGCGGTGACGGCCAGCGGTTCGCCGTAGGAGGCGCCGCAGACGAGGAGCCGCTGGAGCAGGACCTCGCGGCGGCCGTCGAGGGCGGAGCGGAGCGGGTCGAGGCGCAGTTCGCGGGCGGCGGGCTCGTCGGGGCCGGGCAGCCGCAGTTCGGCCAGCTCGGCCTCCACGGAGGGCCCGAGGCCGGAGCGGGGGGCGTGCGGGGTGATCCGCCCGCGGGCGGTGCCGACGAAGACCGCCTCCAGGGCGCGGGCCAGCGCCCGCCCCCGGCCGAGGGGTTCGCCCTGGCCGAGGACGGTGGTGACGGCCTCCAGGAGTTCGCCGCGGCCCGGCGCCGGCAGCCCGCGCAGGACGGCGAGGTCGCAGGCGAGCCGCAGTGCCTCCGCCGCCTCCCCGGTCCCGGCGGTGTGCCCGGCGCGGCGCAGTTCGCGGCAGAGCCCGGTGACGGCGACGGACGCGGCCTCGCGGACCAGTGCGGGGTCGCCGGCCGCGCGCAGGACGGCCTGCTGCCAGAGCGGGTCCCGGATCCCGGCCGGGTAGCCGGAACGGGAGTCGAGCAGGTCGAAGGAGTACGGGACGAAGGAGGTCACGGCCTCCGGGTCGCCGGTGCCCGCGCCCCGGGCCGGGGGCGCCCCGGCGGGTGGGGCGGCGGAAGGACCCGGCACGGCGGCGGCCGCGGCGAGCGGGGCGGCCGCAGGGGTGTCCGGAAGGGCGGCGACGGCATCCGTCGGTCCGAGGAGGGCCGGGGCGTGGAAGGCGCCGATGACGGCGGCCACCCGGTGGCCGCCGGCGGCGGCCCGGGCGATCACCTGCCGCATGTGGGCCTCGCGGGCCAGGTCGGCGGCGGGGACGGACGCGTCCTCGCGCAGGGCCCAGCCGACGCCGAGGGCCGCGCGGCGTACGGCCTCCGGGGTGCACCCCGGTGCGAGGACCTCGACGGCGCGGTCCCACATGTCGTCGCCGTCGCGTCCGGTGCCCGAGGCGGCGAGTCCGTCCGCGTAGGACCGCCGCTCCGGGCCCGGGTGTCCGGGAACGCCCCGCTCCGCGTCCGGCCGCGCGGCCTCGTCGGGGCCGGCGTCCGCGTCCGTGTTCGTGCCGGGGTCCGCGGCCGCGTCCGGCGGGCCGGTCTCGGACCAGGCGCGGGACGCCAGCGGCAGGTCGCAGCACAGGACGGCCGCGCCGCGCTCGCGGGCCCAGCGGATCGCGGCCAGTTCGGGAGAGAAGTCCGCGAAGGGGTAGAACGCCAGGCGGCCCCCCTCCCCGGTGCCCGCCAGGGCCACCGGGGCCACGGTCTCCGGGTCGGCCAGGTGCTCCAGCCACGGCTGGAACTCCGTCGGCAGTTCCACGCAGATCGCGTCCGCGCCGGACGCGTCCAGCAGGGCCGGGACCACCGCGGCCAGGGCGGGGCTGTGGTGCCGTACGCCCAGCAGGTACGGCGCGCGGGACGCGGCCAGCGCGTCCACGGCGGCGCGCGGGTCGGTCCGCGAACCGCCACGAGGGTCGGTGCGCGTCATCGCAGGCTCCCGCGCAGGTCCCACAGGCGGCGCCACATCGCCGAGCCGTCCTCGGCGCGGCGGCGCACCGGGCCGTCCCAGTAGCCCAGCAGCCGGCCGTGGTCGGCAGGGTCGTCCTTGCGCACGACGCCCAGCAGGTGGCCGGGCAGCAGGTCCAGCACGTCACCTCCGGGCAGGTAGGCGGCGGAGACGCCCAGCGACGCGGCCACCTGCACGGCCTCGGCGGTGGACATGACCGTACCGGGGCGTTCCACGTCCCACCCCTCGGCGGAGCGTCCCGAGCGCAGGTCCCGGAAGACGGTGACGAGCGCGTCGAGGACGGCGTCGTCGACCCCGAAGGCGGCGCCCGCGCGCTGGACGGCGGCGACCGCCTGGCGGCGGATCAGCGTGGCCTCGGCGTCGGCGTCGGCGATCGGGGCGACGGTCTCGAAGTTGAAGCGCCGCTTGAGGGCGGCGGACATCTCGGATACCCCGCGGTCGCGCAGGTTGGCGGTGGCGATGACGGTGAAGCCGGGGGCCGCGGACACCACCGCGTCCTCGGTGGCGGTGAGTTCGGGGACGCTGACCCTGCGGTCGGACAGGATCGACACGAGCGCGTCCTGCACCTCGGGCAGGCAGCGGGTGATCTCCTCGACCCGGACGACCCGTCCGGTGCGCATCGCGGAGAGCACCGGCGAGTCGACGAGCGCCTGTGAGGTGGGGCCCTGCGCCAGCAGCAGGGCGTAGTTCCAGCCGTAGCGGAAGGCGTCCTCGGTGGTGCCCGCGGTGCCCTGGACGGTGAGGGCGCTGGTTCCGCAGACGGCGGCGGCGAGGAGTTCGGACAGCATCGACTTGGCGGTGCCGGGCTCGCCGGTCAGCAGCAGGCCGCGCTCGCCGGCGAGGGTGACCACGCAGCGTTCCAC
Above is a window of Streptomyces subrutilus DNA encoding:
- a CDS encoding vWA domain-containing protein — its product is MTRTDPRGGSRTDPRAAVDALAASRAPYLLGVRHHSPALAAVVPALLDASGADAICVELPTEFQPWLEHLADPETVAPVALAGTGEGGRLAFYPFADFSPELAAIRWARERGAAVLCCDLPLASRAWSETGPPDAAADPGTNTDADAGPDEAARPDAERGVPGHPGPERRSYADGLAASGTGRDGDDMWDRAVEVLAPGCTPEAVRRAALGVGWALREDASVPAADLAREAHMRQVIARAAAGGHRVAAVIGAFHAPALLGPTDAVAALPDTPAAAPLAAAAAVPGPSAAPPAGAPPARGAGTGDPEAVTSFVPYSFDLLDSRSGYPAGIRDPLWQQAVLRAAGDPALVREAASVAVTGLCRELRRAGHTAGTGEAAEALRLACDLAVLRGLPAPGRGELLEAVTTVLGQGEPLGRGRALARALEAVFVGTARGRITPHAPRSGLGPSVEAELAELRLPGPDEPAARELRLDPLRSALDGRREVLLQRLLVCGASYGEPLAVTATGDGTALGTKWRLTWTPSVPARLDLAGVRGVTAAQAAAGTLRETARRAAAEGGPTPAEILAGLTAAARCDLPELVGVRLHEAATDLPRTATLPELLDALDLLEALHRGHLPGTDTGARATAAAVTGDLLEAAVRSLPGLAGSDDPADAAALVALADRAAAHHLGLRTDTVLADLAANGSPLVQGAALAVRVLLDLDPAASLGARAAGWIDGAVTPDARRSLTRRLAGLLTAAGPLLQSSPTALTPLLDRVEHLTDPDFLDRLPALRGGFDALSPAARDRLLAAVTERLGDRPDLTLDAPPALLALWAAADAAGLAALRELPLPEAARATPPPAPGPSPSAPAPATTAGPAADETRTDARRIGPADRWRLLLGRERDRLPAGARRYAHALDELYGAGRGEGATALDGGGGGGGREASFPTAREWSEELESLFGADVREEVLAGAAETGRTDVLTQLDPASVRPSVELLSSVLSLAGGMPEAQLARLRPLVKRLVDELAKELATRLRPAFSGLATPRPTRRPGGRLDLARTLRANLAHARRRPDGSVVVVPEHPVFATRASREADWRLILVVDVSGSMEASVVWSALTAAVLGGVPTLSTHFLAFSTQVVDLTDRVDDPLSLLLEVRVGGGTHIAAGLAHARSLITVPSRTLVVVVSDFEEGAPIGGLLGEVRALASSGAQLLGCAALDDTGTPRYSVPVAEQLVAAGMPVAALSPLALARWVGDRLRGEAR
- a CDS encoding ATP-binding protein; translation: MTDTDQPAAADSARQVIPAEERHAAELAFLAAQDPGPRPPGWALTPRAVVTFVCGSEGVALTLPQGREKLVISPKFVGERALVERCVVTLAGERGLLLTGEPGTAKSMLSELLAAAVCGTSALTVQGTAGTTEDAFRYGWNYALLLAQGPTSQALVDSPVLSAMRTGRVVRVEEITRCLPEVQDALVSILSDRRVSVPELTATEDAVVSAAPGFTVIATANLRDRGVSEMSAALKRRFNFETVAPIADADAEATLIRRQAVAAVQRAGAAFGVDDAVLDALVTVFRDLRSGRSAEGWDVERPGTVMSTAEAVQVAASLGVSAAYLPGGDVLDLLPGHLLGVVRKDDPADHGRLLGYWDGPVRRRAEDGSAMWRRLWDLRGSLR